AGGGCCGGGCGCTCGCCAGGGCGGGGGGAGCCCCATCTCACCGGGGTCGCGGGCCAGAGCCAGGATTTCTCCAGCCCCCCATTGGGCTAATTCCCCGCGAGGAACCAGGTCCTGCGTCTTCGGGGAGCAGTTAGAAACGAAGAATTGCAGAACCGGCTGCAACTTGCTCTCAAATACGTAAAGCCATGATGGAGGTGGTGCCAAAATGGGCGCAGACGGTGACAGGACAGGCCGGGGAGCCACGGGGCCTTCCCCACGTCTCGTTCCTCCCCTGTGAGCTGCCGCCCCGGGTGGTGCCGGCTGGCCGGGGGCCCTGGGCGATGGGATGGCCACAGCTCGGCCTCCTCGCCGGGCAGTGATGCTCACCCCGAGGGCTGGGGTCCGTCACCCATTTTACCGGGACCAGGTAAAAGGCCCTCGCAGGGCGGCCATGGGGACCACGGCAGGGCCGGGGCGAGGCCGCTGTCGCCATTGCTCCCGCCAGGCCGCCCGCACCGCGGATCAGCAGTCATGGCAGCACTTCACGTTTCCCGAGCTGGACCCCAGCTCCTGGCAGGCCCTGCCTCGCCCTGGGCGGCTCCTCATGCCCAGGCTGCCATGTGCCCACCGCCGCCAAGGCCCGGCCGCCCCAGGCCCCTCTCCGGCCGTGGTGACCGCGGACACCGGCTGCGGGAACAGGGAGGTCGCGGCCCAGCTTCCCCTCGCGAGCGCTGGCTCAGTCCTGTGCTCTCCGACAGCTTCTCCACGTGCTTCTCGACCGAGTTAACCACTCATCCGCCCACCCAGGGCGCAGCCGGGCTCCGAGCATTGCCAATGCCCCCAGTGCTGTTCGCTCATGGCCCCGGGCCTGGGTGTTTCCCAGGCTCGGCGTCCGTCACCCCGGCCTTGGGTCACAGCTGACGTGAGCCAGCACCTTGCTCGGTGCTTCCCCAGCTGCGCCAGCGCAAAGCATGGCACCGCTCTGCCGGACGAGCCCCGCAGGCTCCTGGCGGGACCTCTGCCACCATCCCAGGCCAGGGAGGGCCGAGGGGTCCGCGGGAGCGACGCGGCAGAGCGCAACTCCCAGCACTAACAGCATCCTCCAGCCCCCACCTCGGAGCCCAGCTCTCCCTGCTTAATTAGGGAGCCTCCCGCCCCCGCAGAGGTGCAGCCCCCGCCCCAGCCCAGCGGGACTCCCGACAGCGCGAGGCCTTGATTAGCTCTTCCTTTTAATTAGTCTCATTCAGAGGTGTTGCTTCCTTCAACCTTGGgctgcctttgctttctctttccggCCTGTTAACTAGAGCTAGACAATCCCCGCTCCCCGCTGCAGCTGCTTCAGCCGCCCTTCCCCACGCTTCAGGCAAACCACTATTTCCTACAAGCCTGGTGGGAAAAACAAGGCCTGGTTTCCTACCAAAAGCAGCAGGCCCTGGAAAGGCCAttaccaagtgccttttttggggtgggggcgATACTTACTGCCTCTCTGCCTGTAGAAGGGCTGATGTCCTGCAAGTGGCAAGCTTCCCTTAGGGCCTCTcttcttcatccagccactgatTTCACGGGAACCCGAAAGTCTGCACTTATTCCGGGGACCTCTGGCCCCATCGTATCTggctgcagctggccagcagGTTCAAAAGTTATTAGGGAGACAGTTTGAGAGAGCGCAGAAGTCAGGTCGGATCTCAAAAGGTGTTGCACAGCTGGGACACTACCAGCAGCTAGCTTCCTCAGCTGAAATCACACACCAAAGGTTGTGACCAGAGGAGAAAGAGGATGAGGGAAAAGTAACAACAGCTCTGCATTTCTGCTCACCGGTGCACACACGAGGGCCGAGCATGCGCTATGATCAACACTGGCAGCCAAGTGCATGGCTGGATCTTTAGAAGGCACTAAGCATTTCCCTAGAGCAGTGATTTGCACCTAGAGTCTGCATCCCCAAGTGTCTAAGGCATTTCCAGGGATCTCTGGGGAAGATAAGGCTCTCGCACAGATAAACAGCTGCTATGATTGCCAGAAAATTCTCCAAGATCCCCCATCACAGTGAAAACTTCTGCATATGCTAAACACTGGGCTCCAGGCAACCAGCTCACTGTCTTCTCACCTCATGGATCTTCCCATGCGAATCCCTGCCCAAGTAGCAAATACCACAAAAACCACTGAACCACTTTCCACCAGCTATGCGAGTGTGATGAGGAGACCACAGCCAGGCCTCTCCCAGCTGCACTGCACCCGCCCAAGGACTTTCTCCTCTAAAGAGAAGCGAAGCAACATGCCCTGTACTGGAGGGGATCACCTGGCACCTGGCCAACAACAGCGCGCAGCAGCCGAGACACCAGCACAGCTTGTGGGTCTCTAGTGCTCTGGGACCTGTGCCTGATGCCTGCTTGCCTTTAGGGGAAGAGTAGAGCACATCCTGCAACCCACCAGGTCCATGTGCCAAGGCCGTTTTACCAAAGGAGCTGCCTCTTCCCATCATGTTCTAACCTTGTCTGCAGATATAATTGCATAAAGACTGCTGTATTCATACAGGATTCATATCATTGAACAGATGGCTAAGCTCACAACATGATTATTATACACTAAAATTCTTCCTGTAAGACCCAATTCCAGGGCAATGATGCAACAAGCAAACCTCAGTTGATCCCACTTCAATATAAATCCCAACCTCTGAATAACTACCCCTCTCAGCTTGCTAGGTAAGATTACAAGAAACCATTTGGCAACCATTTTTCTAAATGCTGTGCTTTGTTTGGCATTTAGTTTCCatcagcagcttaaaaaaaaatcagtaacaaataCTACAGTCTTGGCAGCCATCAGGTTGCAGACAGAATTTAATAACTATTTTCCTTCTTCCACAAATATCAGTACTTGACCTAAGATAAGTTGGATGAGCTGCATGCCAAATCCCCTTTAAGGGTGAGGATCACTACAAAGACTTGAAGGgtaaatgctgcttttcctgtgaaagaaaaactaaaagatACTATAAAATATACCGCAGTGCCTTTAACTATGGTGACATACAACACAGGACTGTAAAGTACATCGAATCCCTAATTAGCCAAATGACTCTTACCCAGAGTAAATTTCAAGGTTTATTTTGTGGATCCAAATCCCTTTTTGTAATTTATTCTCAGTGTCAGTCTCTGTTTGCCTTTATAGCTTACACAGAACTGTAGACTGGacaggaaagagatttttcttgcAGTTTCTTGCAGCTTTCTAATCTTTTGATTATTCCAATTGCCTTACAAATATCATGAAGTCACCAATAGGGCTTCCTATACACACTTTAGTTCTTGTAGTTAAGTGGGGTAACTTTGGATTTTGCACATTACCATTTTTGTATCAGTGATACTTTAACTTGTAGTATTCAAATTACCTGTTTCATTCTTTGCTCTGGGCAGATCAGATATATCCAACATATTTGTCTAACCAATCCATCGCCTGTAGAGATAAATAAACCCTTATGCTTCCTATGGCATCTCCACCAATATGCTGTTTACTTTGGCCATTCCCCAGCAGACAAAACAACTGTTCATCACCCTCTTTGTAAcaattacacacaaaaaaatcattttgaatcaGAGAATACAACTGGCAGAAGCTGTCAAGAATTCAACTAACATAACCCCTCTATTCCAGTGCCAAGTCTAGCTACCAGTAATTCCTGAGAGATGCATGTCTAGCTTGTTCTGAATACAAGAGATTCTGCAACTTCCTACAGAATTCTAGTTCAGCCCTTTACTATCTTTACTGAAAGTTTTTATTAGTCAAACCTAAATCTTCCATCCTACACCTTAGCCTTATTACTTCTACATACCAAAACCCAGAATTCACTCCTTCCCCAGAGTATCCTAGCCACTCGGCTACAGTGACAAAGTCCCACTTGTGCTCTCTCCTTGCCCTACAAGTCTTGCCTACATTGCTAGAAGTGTAGAAAGTTGTCTTAAGAGGAAATACATATGTGAAAGCTTCAGACCAAAGCCATGAGCTCTGGATCTCCGATTGGCTGGACAAGTTCAACAATTATGAGGCTATTACATAAATCTTGGGCACAATCacagccttttttccccataaCATAACATAAAGCCGTTCCAAATGCACTACACAAAGAGCCTGTGTGTCCTTAACTGTACTGGAGTATTCATAGATAATGAAACACGAGCATGCAAGTGAGGCACAGAGCCCAAGCACGCAAACCTCTCCAGTTCTGTGGCAGAGCTCTAATTTCCCTATCATGCTCTCACAAACAGACTTTGAGGAGGCAGGACCCACTAAGCAGGTTCAACTTTTGTTCTTCAGAGTTTGACAATGGCTGTTCTTCATCCTATTAGGTGTGTTTATACACTCTAAAATATTCAGCCCCATTTGGATTGATCttacaacaaatatttaaatacattccAATTCGTCTTTTCCCCTTTAAAGGAAGGTACAAGGTTTGCTCTTCTCCAGTCATTTGAGACCTAACTCCATCCCCTCAGAGTTCACAAAAAAGTGCTTTGGCTAGTACCTTTAATATTCAATCATAAGTCTTCTTTGAACATTATTTAACAACCTCTTTCCTTTAGCCCATGCACCCCTCCCTTATCAAATTTTAGTAAAACTAGTTATGATCAACACTTTCTGCTGAAAACTAAGCAAAAGCGTATTCACCACTATTGCTTCACCCGCTATTTATTCTGTTGTTAAACAATGCACATAAGCTTTCCCCTCTTTCCCTTAACTTTTAATATGCAAAACAATTTATTAGGGATTCTAACTAAAATTCTTTTTGTGTCCTAGGTTTCCTGATTTCATCTCTATCAATGTATGACATGAATGTATCCTAAGCCTTATAGCCCTGTCTTCCTTTCCACACGTTTCCTTTATTTCAAAGTTCTGGATGACAGCATACTAGTCTTTGATTACCTCCTACACTGGGGTAGTTATCTGCTTGGTCATTTAGATTTTTCATCTGCCCTCTTTCCTGAACTTTTTCAGCTTAAGATTTGCCATCTATCAGTATGTTCAAACAACATTCTGACACATTTAGCCTAAACTGAAGATGGGAGATAAGAGATTCCTAAGGATTCCCTGAAGACACTGACACAAGCATTTGGGATCACTTTCATTGAAGAGGCCACACTTACCTTTAGTAGATGATTAAACAGTATTTTATCATAAGGAATATATTAAAAGCTATTTAGTCACTGAGTCAACATTTGTTTCTTACATCTGAACAAGATAATAAAACTTATTTTGCTATGTACATATGCTTTTCTTTACTGTGGTTAAAACCATCCTAACTATTTTTCACTACCTGAAGCCAAATGAGTCCCAGGAGTATTTCTCCTCAAATCTAGAGAACACTGCTTGGATACATCCCTTCACAGCACTGTAAGCACTGCATAAATGCTTCAGAAATTCAGTCAGAGAACTTTCAAACATGAATGTAGTAAAAATTACTCATATTCAGGCCTGAACATATCTGCATTTCAGTTGTCTTCAGCTCAAAAAACCTGGAAAAGAACTAAAGTAATCCTACGAAACTACATGTGCAGAGTCAACTAAATTCGTAATGGGGTGAAAAAATCCGTAACTGTTATAGAGCTCTGAAAGCAAAGGAGACTTTAACTGAGTATGAAAAAAGGCATTGACTACAGCTTTCTCAGCACAAGAttatataaaaaatacagcattttgccTGTTTTTATAGAGCTACTCCATAAAAAATTTCTAAAGTTTGATTTCCATGCAAGTTTACTCATTATTCTGAATCTTGATAATAAAAGCATATTAACATACTCCAACTCAAATAAGAATCCCATTTCACTTAATCTTAATTTACGACATTTCATCACACCAAAGTATGTTCACTGACAGTGAACAGTGCTAAATAAACCTTCTATTTTTAATGGCTTGAAAATCATGAACACAGAATATACAATGGGACAATCTTAGGCTGCCTTAAATTCCAATACATTTGCTGTTTAATTTGGTGTGATATGGGCTTACTGGACTACACATAGGAAATCTCAGGTAAGCACACTCAGCAACTATTATGGACATGTACTTTTTTTTGTTCTGGAACGTAAAAATTTAAGTGGCTTACTCTGAAAGCCTGCTTTACCTTGTGCAGAAAGCATTTGAAACCTGCCCTGAATGCCTCAACATGAAGAGGTACAAAATACTGGAAGCGAGTTCTGATACTAATTCTAGTTTGTTATTTCTTAGCTACCAGAAGTACACTATGCCCAGTCTTTAACCCAACATTTAAAATGTGACAGTCACCCCACtgaaaagcaagatgaaaaaCAACTTTACTATTTCTATACTGCCAAATATCCAAGTGACAGTTCCTAGAAACAATGCCACTTTTTGAACAAAATAGTCTCCCCAACAGGAAGCCTTGAAATGCTGCTTTAATTTAAATTACTTCTAAACAGAACTCTTCTGGGGCAAATCCCATAGCCCAAAGTCAAGGGCTTTTACTACCAAATTCAACTGGCATTGGGATCTTACACGCTTAATATACAACAAGAAATATTTCTCACCATGCTGGCTTTCTGGCAGTTGGACAACACCCacgactgcctttttttttttaatcatcttttgtAAAATTATCAAAGGaattaaatttacattttctaTATTTTCTGTCATTGTTGAAAGTAGTATAAAGCATAAGTCTGCCTTTCTAATGGGCTTTCTTCTTTTGCCAAACTCATTTACTTAACCCCACATTTAATGCAAACGATTGTTCTACATCATGTGGCACCACAGTATGAAAATGGTAATTATAAGACAAAGCTAtttcaaaaaaaccacaaacatcTTTGTGATCAATACTGTTAAGAAAGGAAATACAGATCATAGGACAGCTTTCTTAAAATGTGTGTAAATGTTTGCCAACACATGGCAATAGCTTTCTAAACAAACTGGAACAATGATGAAATGTGACAGCTTCATatataacattatttttaaaatagtcagTACCAGCTATTAATAGGGGCTATATTTTTCAGGCAATATACCTTTTGAACTATAAAAACAAGTCCACTTGGCATAACCTGGCACACGTGAAAAGTGCTCTTCTTGGCTGTACCTCCCCACATTGCATCAGTTCAGAAGCTTTCAAGTTCTATCAGTCTCTTCAAAATTAAACCCGTTGATATATTACGTATAATACATTTTAGCTGCCTGCAAGCTTTTACTGGTAACTTTTTTCTGTCGCTATTCTTTCTCTGCTCATGTTCACCTACCATTGGAAATCTCATCACATTGAATAAAGTTTACTGAAAACTTTTTATTGTAATCAAAAAGTGACATAACAGGGCTGTAATGTATTCTGCAAATCATTCTGCTGATATTTTATAACTGATACCAGCTTTTTTCTgccaggcaattaaaaaaaattcaaatgtgaaAATTTTCACAGTACAGTAAACTCCACCCAAACTAATTAATGGTGGTTAAAAATAAGATGCCCCAGCAAAACCTCTCATGTTACATGGTCACAACTCACAATTCTGTACAAAATGTTCACTTTATAAAGCTCTGATGTAAAAATCAAATAATCAAGCAGCAATATTTTAAGTGCAGCACAGGGTCTTTCATGTCATTATTTACAAAGCTTGAACTCGTTTACATTTTAACAAAATTTAATACAGATGACTTAGGAATTAAGTCAATTTTTCTTATCTGTCATTCTATATAGTGACAGATTTAACTTTTTGGTCATCTTTCTCTTTATCTTTGCTCTTCTTAGATTTCTTCttcttgtgtttgtgtttttggcTTTTCTCCAATTCAGATTCATTTCCAGTGTGTTTCTTATGCTTCTtgtgttttttgtgtttcttgtgcttctttttatctttcttctttttcttcttcttgctgtCTTGACTCTCTCctgagctggcactgctgctgtgGCTTCGGGTCTGGCTCTCAGAAGGGCTTTGACTACGACTGCGGCtaacactggggctgctttgactttGACTTCTGCTTGCATCAGGCTGGTCaacagtaggtgctgctgtctcCTCTTTAACTTTATCAACAGGCTTTTCTTTCGGTTCTTTAGaattttttcctgcagtttcttcATCTTTTGCAGATACATTACTCTCACTGTCACTTTCATTGTAGTCTGGTACAAATGCAGCCTCATCAGTTTCTCGAGTTAAATCAGAAGAGAGCCGTGATGAGTTGCTTACCTGAGGCTTAGGCTTGATGATGCTTTTATCATTTTGCAcagtcacattttctttctcattttttgcaTCTGGTGATTCAAGTCTCAAAGATGGCTTATTACCACCTGGCTCTTTTTCTTTATTGCTCTTTACTTCTGATacatgtttctctttctctttccctgaaTTTTTATCTGGAGGTTTGTGTTCTTCCAATGAACGCTTGGAATCATGAGCAGCTTTGTGATCAGACTGCCTTCGGTCACGCGGAGGACTGTAGCTGCTCCTTTTGGAATCTCCAGTGCTCTTTTTGGATGGCTCTGCTCGTTCGTCTCTCGGTTTACTTTTCTGTCCTGATGTAGACTCTCTGTTTCGAGAAGGTGAGTCTTTTCTCCTTGCTAACTCACTCTTTTCATCTCTGCGCTTGGAACTAGAATGATCTCTGTTGCTGTCATGGTCAGATTTTTTGTCTCGGTTAGGAGTAAAGTCTTTAGCAGTGGATCCACGCACAGTATCATGTTTCTCTGAAGATCTGCTCTCTTTGGAAgattgagaaatattttttccatttccttgttCAGTCCCACGTTCCGAGTGGTCTTTTTCTGGCTGAACACTGCTCTTTctcttctcagaagtgtcctTGTCTGACAAAGAATGATCCCGGTCTTTggttttccctttttcatttgaCATCGAGCTTTTTGAACCTTTTGCATCATGCTGGGAGCTTTCATAACTTGCTTCTTTTgtagttttttgtgttttttccaaaGGCTCAGCCTCTTTTTCATTGTGTTTCACGGGGTTTGGGGGCTTAGCACTTACATTTTTTACAACACTAGCAGGTTTTCCTACATTTGAGGGTACCTGGGTAGATTTAATGTCTTCCTCTTCGGACTCAAAGTCATCTTTATCCCACTTTGATTGAGGGACCTGGATCATAATAATGACGTCTTCAGCAGGGGCGGTTATATCATTATTATACTCCTCCATGGTCTTAATAACAGTTCGTTTTGTATCTGGCTTTTCCTCAGACTTTCTAACAGGGCTTCCTCCAGTAGAACTAgtgctaagaaaaaaaacaaaaaacaaaacccatacATCAATAAGGAGTAAgatacaagcacagccatcttTTGTTAACCCCAtgatacatttttataaaatgccCTTTGTTTAAACTCTAagtcttcagtatttttttcaaaacatgttcAATTAAAGGAAGAGACAAGAGAAAGGATGAGTCCACTGGCTAAGATTATGAGCAATCAATTAATTTAGTATCTTCCTACTACACATTTAATTAACAGAGACACAAGATTATCAGATTGGAGACTGTCTGATCTGGTAATTCCTTGATGTCCTATTTCTACGAATGGTAGATTGACTAGATATACATTCTTGTTATACCATAGAAGCAAGCATCAGTGGAACAAGAAATTTGTCCAGTCAAACTGTTTTACCCTCATGTCCAAGCTCTCCtttagaaaaatgtgtttttaaagcttCTTAGAATACCAAAACAGTATCTTATGTCCCCAACAATATCTTGCGTGTTTTGAATTTGCTTAGTCCTGCTTCTTTAGCCACTGAAACATACATAGTAACTCCACATAAGATCACTTCGGTTTCACATGCCACACAATGGAATATAGTAGAGATCTCTCCAAGGTACATGCCAGAAAAGCTGGTATTGGGCTGGACACAGTGCAGCTGTGTCAACATGGTACTGTGCTCAAAGTTAAAATCAATACACAATACTGGCAACTGAGCTGGTATTTCTACAAGGTATAATTCTGTGTCGTACCAACCGAAGTATATCACTATAGTACCCTGGGATTTCTAAAAATGTAATGTATTGCATGGTATAGGTGTGGCCTGTTATCCTTGTCTTTAGCAGTAAGCTGGATTTGAGGGAAGACAAAGAAGGGACACCAATCCATCCTCTTCACCTCAAAGAGTCAAATAACTTCATCTGACAGGGTAACaaataagaggagaaaaagatCCCAGAAACAAGGGTCAAACACATCACCTATGAATTAACCTTACCAGCATTCTATGTAGTACAGACTGATTTTCTTACACAAAATTAGATTTGACCCAATTACAGTTTGATGAAACAGCTCACACATTATTCAAACACTCATTTAGAATGGATTTAGCTGTTCCTTTCATTAGTCACCATaaagattttacatttttatagtgggcggaggggggaagggagggtgagaaaaaacaggaaaagtagtAAGATACCTGGTATAATCTACGAGAGTTGAACTAGATCCATCAGCTGCCGTtacttttcttcttgcttttcctttcactttttcttgtttaactttgctgctgcttggcTCAGGTTTCTCAGCAGGTTCTTTTGCAGGTGGTACATTTTCTCCACTCACAATCTTTTTGCCAGTTTCTCGGTTAAGTTTAATCTTTTTTGCAGGGGCAGTCAGAAAAGCAGATTTATCTTTTTCTGGagttctctctgttttttcaCCATCAGGCTCAGTCTTCCCCTTTGGTGATGTTTTTGATTCAGCAGTTTCTGGTTTAGAGGCCTTTATGGAAGTGGCTTCGTGTTCTTTATCAACCTTTTcatctgcctttctctttcttttttcaggttttgcATCAGAAGGCTTGCTTTTCTCAACTGTTTTTTTAGACTTTTCATCTTTGTTGGAGGGCTTCTCTGACTTGATTTCTTTTGGATGATCCTTCTTGGCCTTTTCCTCCTTGGCTGGTCTGGTTTCTGGGTGATCTTTTGTCACTTTTGGATGAACCTTCCGTGGTGTACCAAGAGTCTTCTCGTCCTTTTGAGATGAGGATGTTTTAACACTGTCTGTCTTTGGCAActcctcctttgcttttttcGCAGGAGGTTCTGTTCGAGGAGATTTTTCGCGATCAGTGTCTACCTTCTCCTGGGAAGCTTTAGTTGGTTTTACTATACTGTCTTTCTTAGGAGGAACAGCTACTTCTGTTTTCCGTTTTGTCTTATCAACTTTCGCTTTTGgcttatccttttcttttttttccttttcagacacTGGTTTAAAAGCAATAGAATCTGCTTCCATAGGTTCGTCTCTCACAGGGGTGGCATCATCTCTATTTGGGACCATGAACAGAGAGTCTGCTTTGATGTCTTCTGCTGTAACTGGTTCTCTTGGTTTTCTTGCACCTTCTAACAACTCAGCATTGGGAAATCCTTCATTTTCATcgccttttcttctctttcggtgttttttatgtttatttcccTTGCCATCTCCCAGTGGATTTTCCACctccttttcttttgattttgtagGATCTTTGATGCCATGGCTCTCTCTTCCAGAAGGTTTTTCAGGGTAATTTCCACCTATATTACGATTTCTATGGCTTTGCCCACCAGCATAATCCTCCCTACGACCCCGAGCATATGGTGAATTCTCTCGTCTGGTTCCAGGTGGACCAAACCTCTCCGGAGAAAAGTTCTCTCTATTTACTGGAGGTCGAGGTTGAGCTCCAACAGCATAGCCCTTGTAAAACTTTTCATACCATTCTCTATAATTCCTTTCCCATTCTCtgtatctttctttttcaaatggatCTCTAAAATCGACAGATCTGCCATAGTAAGCTTTCATATCATATGGCGGAACTTCTCTGTATCTGTTAAAAtactccctttctccttccccttgtGGTATAGTCCTTTTGGTGGGAGACTGGCCTCTGAATATTGGAGATCTTGATCGTGAATGGTATCTTCTATATGGTGGTGATCTTGACCTTGAGCGGTGATAACCATGTGACCTTGATCTAGAACGATAGTTACGactttttcctttgcctcttcttgGATACGGAGGTGATCGTGAGTAGGAACGTGAATGGGAACGACTAAACGACCGAGAGtaggagcgggagcgggaagagCCTGATCTTGACTTGGAGTAGGTATATGAACTTCTAGAGTAAGATGAAGCACTATAGGGAGACTTGGAccttaaaaaaaacacaataaaaaaaaataaatgaagttaaTTCAAAACAGTTGCTCAACCcaattttttcctctcaaatttgtttttttctcctctctccataTGCTTATGTCAAAGCTTCTTTCAGCTGCTGACATAATGCTACTGCAAATTGAAGAACTCGATAACATgtaaaagtttctccttacaaGACAGAACAGCTGCTGCTTTGTTAGTGTAAAAACATATAGGAAGAGTAAGTCTAATTCCACTCACTTCTATCATATTAACTTCCATATCTATTGATTTATTTAAGGTGGTGTATACTGGCCTCTACTGGTACAAGAATGCATAAATTTTTCACTCGTCAGCAACTACATGATGTGCAAATCATTTTTGTTGCAGTAAGATGCAAAAAGAGCAAGTCTTAATGGCTACAGTGCAGTACCAAGCATCAACAGAACATGATTTAGCCTGAAGACAGTAAAGCTAAGTTTTAAAATGCTAGCTCAGTCAATTTAACTTTACTGCTTATTTGGCAATTTATGGAAAGATGTGTAATACTTTGTACTGCAATGTTACACACAGTACTACTTGATCAACACTTCTATCTAGATGTCCTAGCAAAGTTTTGCACATATCT
This region of Dromaius novaehollandiae isolate bDroNov1 chromosome 14, bDroNov1.hap1, whole genome shotgun sequence genomic DNA includes:
- the RBBP6 gene encoding E3 ubiquitin-protein ligase RBBP6 isoform X6; the encoded protein is MMSQSGHEYDPINYMKKPLGPPPPSYTCFRCGKPGHYIKNCPTNGDKNFESVPRIKKSTGIPRSFMMEVKDPNTKGAMLTNTGKYAIPTIDAEAYAIGKKEKPPFLPEEPSSSSEEDDPIPDELLCLICKDIMNDAVVIPCCGNSYCDECIRTALLESEEHTCPTCHQTDVSPDALIANKFLRQAVNNFKNETGYTKRLRKQIQQQQQQQPPPPPPPPPPLMRQTITRNLQPLLRPTISRQQDPLMIPLAALSSHSAAALSLAPGHSAMAAALPVNPSSAAVSDLPPAVSLSLRSEKPDGPFHDPDTVLPPAALVTASELVKSSSVLSIGSLMEEKGYQVPVLRQPALQSLLGSQGQSIPTTGQPMRASTVRSAGSRPGWEPSSNRGRPHSERTQRTQAPTLPASTPVFVPVPPPPLYPPPPHALPLPPGVPPPQFPPQFPPGQPPSAGYTVPPPGYPPAPANMSSAWVPTAVPTAHSNTIPTTQAPPLSREEFYREQRRLKEEEKKKSKLDEFTNDFAKELMEYKKIQKERRRSFSRSKSPYSASSYSRSSYTYSKSRSGSSRSRSYSRSFSRSHSRSYSRSPPYPRRGKGKSRNYRSRSRSHGYHRSRSRSPPYRRYHSRSRSPIFRGQSPTKRTIPQGEGEREYFNRYREVPPYDMKAYYGRSVDFRDPFEKERYREWERNYREWYEKFYKGYAVGAQPRPPVNRENFSPERFGPPGTRRENSPYARGRREDYAGGQSHRNRNIGGNYPEKPSGRESHGIKDPTKSKEKEVENPLGDGKGNKHKKHRKRRKGDENEGFPNAELLEGARKPREPVTAEDIKADSLFMVPNRDDATPVRDEPMEADSIAFKPVSEKEKKEKDKPKAKVDKTKRKTEVAVPPKKDSIVKPTKASQEKVDTDREKSPRTEPPAKKAKEELPKTDSVKTSSSQKDEKTLGTPRKVHPKVTKDHPETRPAKEEKAKKDHPKEIKSEKPSNKDEKSKKTVEKSKPSDAKPEKRKRKADEKVDKEHEATSIKASKPETAESKTSPKGKTEPDGEKTERTPEKDKSAFLTAPAKKIKLNRETGKKIVSGENVPPAKEPAEKPEPSSSKVKQEKVKGKARRKVTAADGSSSTLVDYTSTSSTGGSPVRKSEEKPDTKRTVIKTMEEYNNDITAPAEDVIIMIQVPQSKWDKDDFESEEEDIKSTQVPSNVGKPASVVKNVSAKPPNPVKHNEKEAEPLEKTQKTTKEASYESSQHDAKGSKSSMSNEKGKTKDRDHSLSDKDTSEKRKSSVQPEKDHSERGTEQGNGKNISQSSKESRSSEKHDTVRGSTAKDFTPNRDKKSDHDSNRDHSSSKRRDEKSELARRKDSPSRNRESTSGQKSKPRDERAEPSKKSTGDSKRSSYSPPRDRRQSDHKAAHDSKRSLEEHKPPDKNSGKEKEKHVSEVKSNKEKEPGGNKPSLRLESPDAKNEKENVTVQNDKSIIKPKPQVSNSSRLSSDLTRETDEAAFVPDYNESDSESNVSAKDEETAGKNSKEPKEKPVDKVKEETAAPTVDQPDASRSQSQSSPSVSRSRSQSPSESQTRSHSSSASSGESQDSKKKKKKKDKKKHKKHKKHKKHKKHTGNESELEKSQKHKHKKKKSKKSKDKEKDDQKVKSVTI